A stretch of Thermovenabulum gondwanense DNA encodes these proteins:
- a CDS encoding YybS family protein, whose protein sequence is MQNNTRALVEGALLSAITIILSLLSLYIPILGTFASLVWPVPIILLGIRHGLKISILATVVSGIIVAMLEGPLQALTVILGFGLIGIALGWAISKDFSAEKCLAVGTVASLIAKVVLIIISLYVMGINPINEEIAALKESVEQVTKFYTSMGMNKELVEQTTQNFKQAVNLLSMAIPGVFVLASIVDSFLNYSVAKLVITKLGSRIKDFTPFWQWKLPSFTVFFFMIGILLTFLEPYWPAGILKTIGMNLQLVFYFAFFIEGFSLLAYYFGKYNVSKPLRVLAVLLVFFNPFFAQIVAWAGMFDILMNFRKL, encoded by the coding sequence ATGCAAAACAATACCAGGGCACTGGTTGAGGGAGCGCTTCTATCAGCAATTACGATTATTCTAAGCTTGCTTTCGCTTTATATACCGATTCTGGGGACCTTTGCAAGCCTTGTCTGGCCTGTACCTATAATACTTCTCGGTATAAGGCATGGATTGAAAATAAGCATCCTTGCCACAGTCGTATCGGGCATCATCGTAGCCATGCTGGAAGGACCTCTACAGGCTCTTACCGTAATTTTGGGATTTGGGCTTATAGGGATAGCCTTAGGATGGGCAATAAGTAAGGATTTTTCCGCAGAAAAATGCTTGGCGGTGGGCACCGTGGCTTCCCTTATAGCCAAGGTGGTTTTGATTATTATTTCCCTTTACGTAATGGGAATTAACCCTATAAATGAGGAAATTGCTGCATTGAAAGAATCCGTGGAGCAGGTAACGAAATTTTACACATCCATGGGCATGAATAAAGAATTGGTGGAACAGACCACACAAAACTTTAAGCAGGCGGTAAACCTTCTCTCAATGGCAATCCCCGGGGTATTTGTGCTCGCTTCCATTGTAGACTCCTTTTTAAATTACAGTGTGGCAAAACTTGTAATAACAAAGTTAGGAAGCAGGATTAAGGATTTTACCCCTTTCTGGCAGTGGAAGCTTCCGTCCTTTACGGTATTTTTTTTCATGATTGGGATATTGCTCACTTTCCTTGAACCCTACTGGCCTGCGGGAATATTAAAAACCATAGGGATGAATTTGCAGCTGGTATTTTACTTTGCCTTTTTTATAGAAGGCTTTTCCCTTCTTGCCTATTACTTTGGCAAATACAATGTATCAAAACCATTAAGAGTTCTTGCGGTCTTATTGGTGTTCTTCAATCCTTTCTTTGCGCAAATAGTAGCCTGGGCCGGAATGTTTGATATATTAATGAATTTTAGAAAATTGTAA
- the rpsR gene encoding 30S ribosomal protein S18 — MKAKKNKKKKVCSFCVDKIDYIDYKDVARLRKFITERAKILPRRITGNCARHQRQLTVAIKRARNMALLPFTTE; from the coding sequence GTGAAGGCGAAAAAGAACAAGAAGAAAAAGGTCTGCAGTTTCTGCGTGGATAAAATAGATTATATTGATTACAAAGACGTGGCAAGATTGAGGAAATTTATAACCGAAAGAGCAAAAATCTTGCCCCGTAGGATTACAGGTAATTGTGCAAGACATCAAAGGCAGCTTACCGTTGCCATCAAAAGAGCCAGAAACATGGCTTTACTGCCGTTTACCACGGAATAA
- a CDS encoding single-stranded DNA-binding protein: MNKVILIGRLTKDPELRYTPGSGVAVATFTLAVSRPFLNQKGERDTDFIPIVVWRKLAEQCASNLRKGRLVGVSGRLQVRSFETQNGTRKWVTEVVAEEIQFLDRPKATDSQEREPEPQTGAFEEGFNDPDIDLNFDFDEDLNAGEDLPF; encoded by the coding sequence TTGAATAAGGTTATTTTAATCGGAAGGCTTACAAAAGACCCCGAACTGAGGTACACCCCTGGGAGCGGGGTAGCCGTGGCTACCTTCACGCTGGCCGTCTCGAGGCCCTTTTTGAATCAAAAAGGGGAAAGAGATACGGATTTTATTCCCATCGTGGTTTGGAGAAAATTGGCCGAACAATGTGCGAGCAACCTTAGAAAGGGCAGACTCGTGGGGGTTAGCGGAAGGCTGCAGGTGAGGTCTTTTGAGACTCAAAATGGTACAAGAAAATGGGTTACCGAAGTGGTAGCTGAAGAAATACAATTTTTGGATAGGCCTAAGGCAACGGATTCCCAGGAAAGGGAACCCGAACCCCAGACGGGTGCTTTTGAAGAAGGATTTAATGACCCGGATATAGATTTGAATTTTGATTTCGATGAGGATTTAAACGCCGGAGAAGATTTGCCCTTCTAA
- the rpsF gene encoding 30S ribosomal protein S6, protein MRSYETMYILDPDLNEDSTNSLIEKFKSVITDRGGEVQEIERWGKRRLAYPIEHRKEGYYVIMYFTADPSAVQEMERLLKITTGVLRHIVIRKDR, encoded by the coding sequence ATGAGGAGCTATGAAACCATGTACATCCTCGACCCCGATTTGAATGAGGATTCAACCAATTCTTTGATTGAAAAGTTCAAAAGCGTAATTACCGACAGAGGGGGAGAGGTACAGGAGATCGAACGGTGGGGAAAAAGAAGATTGGCCTACCCCATTGAGCACCGCAAAGAAGGGTATTATGTAATAATGTACTTTACTGCAGACCCATCGGCGGTGCAGGAAATGGAAAGGCTTTTGAAGATTACCACCGGCGTTTTAAGGCACATCGTTATCCGGAAGGATAGATAG
- a CDS encoding DUF951 domain-containing protein, which produces MQLKFYLGDVVEMKKKHPCGSFQWEIWRLGADIGIKCLGCGRKVMIPRPKFEKGVKKIVKSMGPGELENLTE; this is translated from the coding sequence ATGCAATTGAAATTTTATCTCGGTGATGTAGTTGAAATGAAAAAAAAGCACCCCTGCGGAAGCTTTCAATGGGAAATATGGAGGCTGGGAGCCGATATAGGGATAAAATGCTTGGGATGTGGAAGAAAAGTCATGATCCCGCGGCCAAAATTCGAAAAAGGCGTTAAAAAGATAGTAAAAAGTATGGGACCGGGAGAGCTTGAAAATCTGACAGAATAA
- a CDS encoding mechanosensitive ion channel family protein, whose protein sequence is MNYWTQLSFLNTKYAKMLYVIILSVLIVKILNRFIDGLFHRQTKIIKTNENRIKTLGGLLKSLLKYTVYFVALLILLDLAGINTSSLLTAAGIGGIAVGFGAQSLVKDVIAGFFILFEDQYQVGDYIETGEVEGFVEEVGFRITKLRDFGGQLHIIPNGEIKRVTNHTRGNMRALVKVKVSYEENIERVFSILREICEEIKTLEYIKEGPDVLGITDFGLEGIEFTIISKTTPLKQWAVEREIRKKIKERFEKEKISFAYFKAPLKGA, encoded by the coding sequence ATGAACTATTGGACTCAGCTGAGTTTTTTAAACACTAAATACGCAAAAATGCTTTATGTTATAATTTTATCGGTATTAATCGTAAAAATATTAAACCGGTTCATTGATGGCCTTTTTCACCGGCAGACGAAAATAATTAAGACAAATGAGAACAGAATAAAAACCTTGGGAGGGCTTTTAAAAAGCCTTTTGAAATACACCGTATATTTCGTCGCGCTCCTGATACTTCTGGACCTGGCAGGTATAAACACCTCTTCTCTATTAACCGCTGCGGGCATCGGCGGCATCGCGGTGGGATTTGGAGCCCAAAGCCTTGTGAAAGATGTAATTGCGGGATTTTTCATTTTGTTTGAAGATCAATACCAGGTGGGGGATTACATTGAAACAGGAGAAGTAGAGGGCTTTGTGGAGGAGGTAGGGTTCCGAATTACAAAACTCAGGGATTTTGGTGGACAGCTCCATATAATACCCAACGGGGAGATTAAAAGGGTAACAAACCACACGAGGGGCAATATGAGGGCGCTCGTGAAGGTAAAGGTATCCTATGAAGAAAATATAGAAAGGGTTTTCAGCATTCTAAGGGAAATATGCGAGGAAATTAAAACCCTGGAGTACATAAAAGAAGGCCCGGATGTTTTAGGTATCACAGATTTTGGACTGGAAGGAATCGAATTCACCATTATATCTAAGACAACTCCGCTTAAGCAGTGGGCGGTAGAAAGGGAAATCAGGAAGAAAATCAAGGAACGTTTTGAAAAAGAAAAAATAAGTTTTGCTTATTTTAAAGCCCCGCTAAAAGGTGCTTAA
- the yedF gene encoding sulfurtransferase-like selenium metabolism protein YedF: MVSVDCRGKKCPEPVIMTKNALEENENIEDITVIVDNEVSKENVSKFLKSRGFSVKAEEKEGLFYLTAHKEEKKEDKTEGKDDYVVLIGRNTFGQGSEELGKLLMRSFLYALSESQKLPESIIFVNSGVFLTTGGSEITGILKTLEEKGVSILSCGTCLDYYNLKEKLQVGSITNMYTIVEKMTLFKTITI, translated from the coding sequence ATGGTAAGCGTGGACTGCAGGGGGAAAAAATGCCCGGAACCTGTTATTATGACCAAAAACGCACTGGAAGAAAATGAAAACATTGAAGATATAACTGTAATCGTGGATAATGAGGTATCAAAAGAGAATGTATCTAAGTTTCTAAAAAGCAGAGGATTTTCCGTAAAAGCGGAAGAAAAGGAAGGACTATTTTATTTAACTGCTCATAAGGAAGAAAAAAAAGAAGATAAAACCGAGGGAAAAGATGATTATGTGGTTCTGATTGGCAGGAATACTTTTGGACAAGGTTCCGAAGAGCTCGGGAAATTGCTTATGAGAAGTTTTTTATATGCATTGAGCGAATCGCAAAAACTACCCGAATCCATAATTTTTGTAAACAGCGGAGTTTTCCTGACCACCGGGGGTTCGGAAATTACGGGAATATTAAAAACCCTTGAAGAAAAAGGAGTAAGCATACTTTCCTGTGGCACCTGCTTGGATTACTATAACCTTAAAGAGAAACTGCAGGTGGGAAGCATTACGAATATGTACACAATCGTAGAAAAAATGACGTTGTTTAAAACCATTACTATATAA
- a CDS encoding CvpA family protein: MNFLDIFLLFIFIKGAVDGYTRGIVTSAINVVGIIISIYAAIFYQKNTVDFLSKNFGLERRLAQVFNLGTGRLPSDPLPAGILNHRMILDMALNAIAFLVIFAGIQIIFAVAEYFIAGLTKKTKMSFLNRLSGAFLSLIAIALWLSIVTTAFQPFFTIFNNRYFWNLLNESKILNQLRVIDTIFPKVIKFI; this comes from the coding sequence ATGAATTTCCTCGATATTTTTTTACTTTTTATTTTTATAAAAGGAGCTGTAGATGGGTACACAAGAGGGATTGTAACATCAGCTATAAATGTAGTGGGAATAATAATTTCAATCTATGCTGCTATTTTTTATCAAAAAAACACTGTAGATTTTCTTTCAAAAAATTTTGGCCTGGAACGAAGATTGGCTCAGGTTTTTAATTTGGGCACCGGGAGATTGCCTTCCGATCCCCTTCCGGCCGGGATATTAAATCATAGAATGATTTTGGATATGGCATTAAATGCAATAGCTTTTCTCGTTATCTTCGCCGGGATACAGATTATTTTTGCCGTGGCTGAATATTTTATTGCTGGGTTAACAAAGAAAACAAAAATGTCTTTTTTAAACAGGCTGTCCGGAGCTTTTTTATCCCTTATCGCTATTGCTTTATGGCTTTCCATAGTTACAACGGCTTTTCAGCCCTTTTTCACAATTTTTAACAATAGATACTTTTGGAACTTGCTCAATGAATCGAAGATATTGAATCAGTTAAGGGTTATTGATACAATATTTCCGAAGGTTATAAAATTTATTTAA
- the yyaC gene encoding spore protease YyaC produces MIIPQLLRTEEIRVHIENPLASEILSRGIGRILEEEWKQQSEIVFLCIGTDRSTGDSLGPMVGNFLLEDPVIKKIPLVNVFGCLKEPVHAGNLEKVLQELNDSKEKPFIIAIDASLGRLENIGTIKLGKGPLKPGAGVKKELPPVGAFHITGTVNFGGLMEYLVLQNTRLYIVYEMAKVISDSIHKGIILYFRK; encoded by the coding sequence ATGATAATACCGCAGTTATTGCGAACCGAGGAAATAAGGGTTCATATAGAAAATCCTCTTGCTTCTGAAATCCTTTCAAGGGGCATAGGGAGAATTTTAGAAGAGGAATGGAAGCAGCAAAGCGAAATTGTTTTTTTATGTATCGGAACCGATAGATCCACAGGTGATTCCTTGGGGCCAATGGTTGGAAATTTTCTTTTAGAAGATCCTGTTATAAAAAAAATCCCCCTTGTAAACGTTTTCGGATGTTTGAAAGAGCCGGTTCACGCTGGAAATCTCGAAAAAGTATTGCAGGAACTTAACGATTCAAAGGAAAAACCTTTTATTATAGCTATTGACGCTTCCTTAGGAAGGCTCGAAAATATCGGCACTATTAAGCTGGGCAAGGGACCGTTAAAGCCCGGTGCCGGGGTGAAAAAAGAATTACCTCCCGTTGGGGCTTTTCATATTACGGGAACCGTCAATTTTGGAGGCCTGATGGAGTACTTAGTCCTGCAGAATACGAGGCTTTATATAGTTTACGAAATGGCAAAGGTTATATCGGATTCCATACATAAAGGAATAATCCTTTATTTCAGGAAATAA
- a CDS encoding diacylglycerol/lipid kinase family protein, translating into MSVFFVINPVAGRGRAKGVWSKIQKKIDIKYNYCFTSRAGEATYLAQKAWEQGFNTIVSVGGDGTIREIVKSLAGKEVKLGIIPAGTGNDFARTVGIPEDIEKSLDLIKRGNTRKVDVISCNGEILINAAGAGLDAFVADCVNNEVKFLKGSAAYIFAVIKTLLRFKPQEVEIILDGKVLKKRVWLVTVSNGRYYGGGMMICPTAQPDDGYLDVSIVNEVGKLEILRFLPKVFTGRHTTHRSYETIRGKKVTIKSRSPILVHTDGDIIGVTPKTFELWPGAINIIS; encoded by the coding sequence TTGTCGGTATTTTTTGTAATAAATCCAGTAGCAGGGAGAGGAAGGGCTAAAGGGGTTTGGTCTAAAATCCAAAAAAAGATCGATATAAAATACAATTACTGCTTTACCAGTCGGGCAGGAGAAGCTACTTATTTAGCGCAAAAAGCCTGGGAACAGGGTTTTAACACCATAGTTTCCGTGGGTGGAGATGGAACCATAAGGGAAATTGTAAAATCCTTAGCCGGTAAAGAAGTAAAATTAGGTATAATACCTGCGGGAACAGGAAATGATTTTGCGAGGACCGTGGGTATTCCCGAAGATATAGAGAAATCTTTAGATTTGATTAAAAGGGGAAACACCAGAAAGGTAGATGTTATAAGCTGTAATGGTGAAATACTTATCAACGCAGCGGGGGCAGGGCTGGATGCCTTCGTAGCGGATTGCGTGAATAATGAAGTTAAGTTTTTAAAGGGCAGCGCGGCCTATATATTTGCGGTAATAAAGACCCTTTTAAGGTTTAAACCCCAGGAAGTTGAAATTATTCTCGATGGTAAAGTGCTAAAAAAAAGGGTGTGGCTTGTTACGGTTAGCAATGGCAGGTATTATGGCGGCGGTATGATGATATGCCCTACCGCCCAGCCGGATGACGGATATTTAGACGTTTCGATAGTAAATGAGGTTGGCAAACTCGAGATATTAAGATTTTTACCAAAAGTATTCACAGGAAGGCATACCACCCATCGGTCGTACGAAACCATACGGGGGAAGAAGGTTACAATAAAAAGCCGGTCTCCGATTTTGGTTCACACCGATGGGGATATAATCGGGGTTACGCCAAAAACCTTTGAATTATGGCCCGGGGCTATAAACATTATTTCCTGA
- a CDS encoding bactofilin family protein — MFGKKEELNSAKDRVETIIGKNAEFQGKIISSGVLKIDGTMEGEIESESDIIISEGSKVKAQIKANNAVIAGEYQGNIFLKGKLYIKTSGKVTGDVKVEGIIVEEGAEFNGKCEMIRTENG, encoded by the coding sequence ATGTTCGGCAAAAAGGAAGAATTAAATTCGGCGAAAGACAGGGTAGAAACGATTATAGGGAAAAATGCAGAATTTCAGGGCAAGATAATTTCCAGCGGGGTCCTTAAAATCGATGGAACGATGGAGGGAGAGATAGAAAGCGAAAGCGATATAATAATATCGGAAGGATCTAAGGTAAAAGCCCAGATAAAAGCCAACAATGCCGTAATAGCGGGCGAGTACCAGGGTAATATATTTTTAAAAGGAAAACTTTATATTAAAACTTCGGGGAAGGTAACCGGAGATGTGAAGGTTGAAGGGATTATAGTTGAAGAGGGCGCTGAGTTTAACGGTAAATGCGAAATGATAAGGACGGAAAACGGATAA
- a CDS encoding M23 family metallopeptidase — translation MKKKKDSMTIMIVPHSDKKTLSFFLDSKKISIVKYGVIFSLFLIVLLTFNLIRYINLIKSENYKLLQENENYKEMEHKIKEYNQQKKQLEDKINEVEKKLSKIEELEGKLNQVLKDSTFKIQDYGLTQQKTMGLSSRGDINRGELLLILNDLNEKLEEKEKNLINLSEALMEMKERVDSIPGLWPVQGEITSDFGYRKNPFGRGREFHDGVDISAAYGTKIKAAANGVVVFAGYKAGYGYTVIINHNNGIQTMYSHASKILVRKGQKVLKGQDIAAVGSTGRSTGAHLHFSILHNGRFIDPLTYIKKQSYQD, via the coding sequence ATGAAAAAAAAGAAAGATAGTATGACCATAATGATAGTGCCCCATTCGGATAAAAAAACCCTTTCCTTCTTTCTGGATTCTAAAAAAATTTCCATAGTTAAATACGGCGTGATATTTTCTTTGTTTCTTATTGTGCTTTTAACCTTTAACCTTATAAGATACATAAATCTCATCAAATCGGAAAATTATAAACTCTTACAGGAAAATGAAAATTACAAGGAAATGGAACATAAAATAAAGGAATACAATCAGCAGAAAAAACAATTAGAAGACAAAATAAATGAGGTCGAAAAAAAATTGTCCAAAATAGAGGAATTGGAAGGTAAATTAAACCAGGTCTTGAAAGACAGTACATTTAAAATACAAGATTACGGGCTTACACAGCAGAAAACTATGGGGCTTTCCAGCCGTGGGGATATAAATCGAGGAGAATTACTTTTGATACTAAACGACCTAAATGAAAAATTGGAGGAAAAGGAAAAAAATCTGATAAATCTTTCAGAAGCTTTAATGGAAATGAAGGAAAGGGTAGATTCCATCCCGGGTTTATGGCCGGTGCAGGGTGAAATAACTTCTGATTTTGGCTACAGGAAAAATCCCTTCGGGAGAGGCAGAGAGTTTCACGATGGAGTTGATATTTCGGCAGCTTACGGTACAAAGATTAAAGCGGCGGCAAACGGAGTGGTGGTATTTGCCGGATACAAGGCGGGATACGGATATACCGTTATTATTAATCATAATAATGGAATACAGACCATGTATTCTCATGCCTCAAAAATACTTGTAAGAAAAGGACAAAAAGTTTTAAAGGGCCAGGATATAGCTGCGGTGGGAAGCACGGGGAGAAGCACCGGTGCTCACCTTCATTTTTCTATTTTACACAATGGTAGATTTATAGATCCTTTAACCTACATAAAAAAACAATCCTATCAGGATTGA
- a CDS encoding DUF4446 family protein, producing the protein MQLQYIQEVKRLIGENIDTLILITVFLYIAALIIFIAVSVKLTKIMKKYQALTRGMDGKNLEEILMMIAREVEKTKEDGVSIKKKVEDFEARSKAALQKFHAIRYNAFENMGSDLSFSIALLNGNNDGFIITSIYGRDENRVYLKPISGGTSTYLLSEEEKKVLQKALSE; encoded by the coding sequence ATGCAGCTACAGTACATACAGGAAGTAAAGAGACTAATTGGAGAAAATATCGATACACTTATATTGATAACCGTTTTCCTTTATATTGCCGCACTTATAATTTTTATTGCCGTCAGCGTAAAATTGACAAAAATTATGAAGAAATATCAGGCACTTACAAGGGGAATGGATGGGAAAAACCTGGAGGAAATTTTGATGATGATAGCCAGGGAAGTGGAAAAAACAAAGGAAGATGGGGTAAGTATCAAAAAAAAAGTGGAAGATTTTGAGGCAAGGTCTAAGGCTGCATTACAAAAATTTCACGCCATCAGGTACAATGCTTTTGAAAATATGGGAAGCGATCTTAGCTTTAGTATTGCTCTGTTAAACGGGAATAACGATGGATTTATAATAACCAGCATTTACGGGAGGGATGAGAACAGGGTGTATTTAAAGCCCATCAGCGGCGGAACCAGTACGTATCTGTTAAGTGAAGAGGAGAAAAAGGTTTTACAAAAGGCACTCTCCGAATAG
- a CDS encoding DUF554 domain-containing protein: MLGTVVNSVSILIGSLLGYFLKNSFSEDIKSTVMQGLSLTVMLIGISMSIKTNNLLVVTLSIVTGAIIGESLKIEEGLNKIGGRIEKKFSKTEGEFTKAFVTASLVYCVGAMAIMGSIESGLSGNHSILFVKSILDGVSSIVFTSSLGIGVAFSSLPVFIYQGAITLSARFIKAYLTQEIIREMTATGGLLIFGIGINMLSGKSRVKVGNFLPAIFTAIFITYLFMKYNFY, translated from the coding sequence TTGCTGGGCACGGTAGTAAATTCAGTATCTATACTGATAGGTTCCTTGCTGGGATATTTCTTAAAAAACAGTTTCAGCGAAGATATTAAGTCCACGGTGATGCAGGGGCTTAGCCTTACGGTAATGCTTATAGGAATATCCATGAGCATCAAGACAAACAACTTACTGGTGGTTACTTTAAGTATAGTCACCGGAGCGATCATCGGCGAAAGTTTAAAAATAGAAGAAGGACTTAATAAGATAGGAGGAAGAATTGAGAAGAAGTTCTCAAAAACCGAAGGAGAGTTTACAAAGGCTTTTGTAACGGCCAGTCTGGTATACTGCGTGGGGGCCATGGCTATTATGGGGTCAATTGAAAGCGGTTTAAGCGGAAACCACAGTATTCTTTTTGTTAAGTCAATACTCGACGGGGTTTCGTCTATAGTCTTCACTTCCAGCCTGGGTATAGGAGTGGCCTTTTCCTCCCTTCCGGTTTTTATCTACCAGGGGGCCATAACGCTTTCTGCAAGATTTATTAAAGCGTATTTAACCCAGGAAATAATAAGAGAAATGACTGCTACCGGGGGTCTTTTAATTTTCGGCATAGGCATAAACATGCTGTCGGGGAAATCTCGAGTAAAGGTGGGTAATTTTCTGCCCGCAATATTTACCGCGATATTTATAACTTATTTATTCATGAAATATAATTTTTATTAA
- the hydG gene encoding [FeFe] hydrogenase H-cluster radical SAM maturase HydG: MEYVLKEDPENFKADFIDDQKILEALKRGEKTAKSEIREIIEKAREAKGLDINEVASLLYLEDEELLEELYLVAKEVKNKIYGNRIVLFAPLYFSDYCVNNCRYCGYRRENDAKRRRLTMDEVREEVQILEEMGHKRLALEAGEDPVNCPIDYTLEVIKTVYDTKLKNGSIRRVNVNIAATNVENYKKLKEVGIGTYILFQETYHRPTYKYMHPAGPKSDYNYHTTAMDRAMLGDIDDVGLGVLFGLYDFKYEVVALIMHAKYLDEKYGVGPHTISFPRLRPAKGVDLKSFPYLVSDKDFKKIVAIVRLAVPYTGMILSTREKPDFREEVISVGISQISAGSCTGVGGYHDEISKKEKNACYQFEVEDKRTPNEVLMSLCRQGYLPSYCTACYRMGRTGDRFMELAKTGNIQNLCQPNAILTFKEFLMDYADEKLKEIGEKVIQKSLMDIPNETIRKKTVEKLSRLERGERDLYF, translated from the coding sequence ATGGAGTATGTATTGAAAGAGGATCCCGAAAATTTTAAGGCAGATTTCATCGATGATCAAAAAATTTTAGAAGCCCTGAAAAGAGGGGAAAAAACCGCAAAAAGCGAAATAAGGGAAATAATTGAAAAGGCGAGAGAAGCAAAAGGTTTGGATATTAATGAAGTGGCAAGCCTTCTTTATTTAGAAGATGAGGAGTTGCTGGAAGAATTATACCTGGTTGCCAAAGAAGTCAAAAACAAAATTTACGGTAACAGGATAGTTTTATTTGCACCTCTTTATTTCAGCGACTACTGTGTAAACAACTGCAGGTACTGCGGTTATAGAAGAGAAAATGATGCCAAGAGAAGAAGGCTGACCATGGATGAAGTTAGGGAAGAAGTACAAATACTGGAAGAAATGGGGCATAAAAGACTTGCCTTAGAGGCGGGAGAAGATCCGGTAAACTGCCCGATAGATTATACTCTGGAAGTAATTAAAACCGTGTACGATACCAAGTTAAAAAACGGCAGTATAAGAAGGGTTAACGTCAATATAGCAGCCACTAATGTGGAAAATTACAAAAAATTGAAAGAGGTAGGTATTGGAACGTATATCCTATTTCAGGAAACCTACCACAGACCAACGTACAAATACATGCATCCCGCCGGACCGAAAAGCGATTACAATTATCACACTACTGCTATGGACAGGGCCATGCTGGGGGATATAGATGACGTAGGATTGGGCGTGCTGTTTGGCCTTTACGATTTTAAATATGAAGTGGTGGCGCTGATAATGCACGCTAAATACTTGGATGAAAAGTACGGGGTGGGGCCCCATACCATTTCCTTTCCCAGATTGAGGCCGGCAAAAGGGGTTGATTTGAAAAGCTTCCCGTATCTGGTAAGCGATAAAGATTTCAAGAAAATTGTAGCCATTGTAAGGCTCGCCGTCCCCTATACAGGAATGATCCTTTCAACCAGGGAAAAGCCGGATTTTAGAGAAGAGGTTATTTCGGTAGGGATTTCGCAAATAAGCGCCGGATCCTGTACAGGTGTGGGAGGATATCACGACGAAATCAGTAAAAAAGAAAAAAATGCCTGTTACCAATTTGAAGTGGAAGATAAAAGAACTCCCAACGAGGTATTGATGTCCCTATGCCGGCAGGGGTACCTGCCCAGTTATTGCACCGCCTGCTACCGGATGGGTAGGACCGGCGACAGGTTCATGGAACTGGCAAAAACCGGAAACATACAAAACCTTTGCCAGCCAAATGCCATTTTGACTTTTAAAGAATTTCTGATGGATTACGCCGATGAAAAATTGAAAGAAATAGGAGAAAAGGTAATTCAAAAAAGCTTAATGGATATTCCCAACGAAACCATCAGAAAAAAGACTGTTGAAAAATTATCGCGATTGGAACGGGGGGAGAGGGATCTATACTTTTAG
- a CDS encoding ParB/RepB/Spo0J family partition protein, producing MPKKALGKGLGALIPLDEGKEENLIEIDVDKIYSRENQPRKNFDEEKLIELAESIKTHGIIQPIILKKTERGYEIVAGERRWRAAKIAGLKKIPAVVKELTREEIMEVALIENIQREDLNPIEEAEAYRTLIEQCGLTQEELAKKLGKSRPFIANTLRLLNLDDEIKSMMIKGEISSGHARALLALEDSEERMSLAKKILKEGLSVRETEEFIKKARENRTKENFNKDRGKEGNRFNDVEEILRSALGTKVKIKGSGDRGKIEIEFYSKEDLERIIELITI from the coding sequence TTGCCTAAGAAGGCTCTTGGAAAGGGACTTGGGGCTTTAATCCCCTTAGATGAAGGAAAAGAAGAGAATCTAATAGAGATAGATGTAGATAAAATATATTCGCGGGAAAATCAGCCAAGGAAAAATTTTGATGAAGAAAAACTGATAGAACTTGCCGAATCTATAAAAACACACGGAATCATTCAGCCTATTATACTGAAAAAAACCGAACGAGGTTATGAAATAGTTGCCGGTGAAAGAAGATGGAGGGCTGCAAAAATAGCCGGATTAAAAAAAATTCCCGCCGTAGTAAAGGAACTGACCAGAGAAGAAATAATGGAGGTCGCTTTAATTGAAAATATCCAGAGGGAAGATTTAAATCCTATTGAAGAGGCTGAAGCATACAGGACTTTAATAGAACAATGCGGATTAACTCAGGAGGAACTGGCCAAAAAGCTCGGCAAGAGCAGACCTTTTATAGCAAATACATTGAGATTGTTGAATTTGGATGATGAGATAAAAAGTATGATGATTAAGGGAGAAATAAGCTCGGGACATGCAAGGGCACTGTTGGCATTGGAAGATTCCGAAGAAAGGATGTCACTGGCTAAAAAGATTTTAAAAGAGGGATTATCGGTAAGGGAAACCGAAGAGTTTATAAAAAAGGCGAGAGAAAATAGAACAAAGGAAAATTTTAATAAAGATAGAGGAAAGGAAGGAAACAGGTTCAATGATGTTGAAGAAATTTTACGTTCCGCATTGGGAACCAAGGTAAAAATTAAAGGAAGTGGCGACAGAGGCAAGATTGAAATTGAATTTTACTCTAAGGAAGATCTGGAGAGGATAATTGAATTAATAACAATATAA